From a region of the Syngnathus typhle isolate RoL2023-S1 ecotype Sweden linkage group LG12, RoL_Styp_1.0, whole genome shotgun sequence genome:
- the LOC133163542 gene encoding C-type lectin mannose-binding isoform-like, whose product MFHDDDCLSSISQRVRAFCRFYCPPGCAKHFVFGTLVYSESSHICAAAIHAGVIQNNIGGDCIVMRAPKQQVYTGSAGNGISSRHLDDPLGDSYTFADGESRCSAPDWEEFAGFCYKPFDDERNWADAQQVCSGFGAELVSIRTEVEQAWVKNASNFETSDMWTGLNDLALPGIFVWSDRHKVTFTHWVAGEPNQRVGLGKHCVALLRQTGKWKLMSCAQVNSFMCKMPTVHFPMTSLKPQVAQ is encoded by the exons CTTCTGCAGGTTCTACTGTCCACCAGGCTGTGCCAAACACTTTGTCTTTGGAACATTGGTCTACTCTGAG AGCTCGCACATTTGCGCCGCCGCCATTCACGCTGGAGTCATTCAGAATAACATTGGAGGAGATTGCATTGTGATGCGAGCTCCCAAACAGCAAGTCTACACGGGCTCCGCTGGGAACGGGATCAGCTCCAGACA TTTGGACGACCCACTGGGTGATTCTTATACGTTTGCAGATGGGG AGTCCAGATGCTCGgcacctgactgggaggagtttgcgggATTCTGCTACAAACCTTTTGACGACGAAAGGAACTGGGCTGATGCTCAACAAGTCTGCAGTGGTTTTGGTGCCGAACTGGTGTCCATCCGCACCGAGGTCGAGCAGGCGTGGGTGAAAAATGCCTCCAACTTTG AAACCAGCGACATGTGGACCGGACTGAACGACCTGGCGCTTCCCGGCATCTTCGTGTGGTcggaccgccacaaggtgacctTCACCCACTGGGTCGCAGGAGAACCAAACCAGCGAGTTGGCCTCGGCAAGCACTGCGTGGCTCTCTTACGGCAG ACTGGAAAATGGAAGCTAATGTCTTGCGCCCAAGTCAACAGCTTCATGTGCAAGATGCCCACAGTGCACTTTCCAATGACCTCCTTGAAGCCACAGGTGGCGCAGTAG